The following is a genomic window from Miscanthus floridulus cultivar M001 chromosome 14, ASM1932011v1, whole genome shotgun sequence.
TTCTGAAAACACTGATGGAGGACCACTGAGATTTAGAACTCTGAATGATCTTCTTGACTCTACTGATGAAGTTCTTGACTATGAATACAGTGGTGTGTGTATGCTGGCAGCTGATGAACCAATGGGAGTAGATGAAGCCCCGGAAGAAGAATGCTAGAGAAAAGCAATGAATAGTGAGCTACAGTCAATATAGGAAAACAACACCTGGTATTATGCAGACCTTCCAAAAGGTCACAGAGCAATAGGTTTGAAGTGGGTTTATAAGGTGAAAAGGGATCCAGAGGGTaacattgtcaagcacaaggcaagaCTTGTTGCAAAAGGTTATGCTCAGAGGCATGGGGTGGATTATGAGGAGGTATTTGCTCCTGTTGCTAGGTTAGAAACTGTCAGGCTGATTCTAGCACTAGCTGCTCATGGAAAGTGGGAAGTGCATCACATGGATGTGAAATCTACTTTCTTGAATGGTGATTTACAGGAGGAAGTATATGTTCACCAGCCTCCAGGTTTTCTCGATCCAAGGCATCCAGGAAAGGTGTTGAAACTGAAAAAAGCCCTTTATGGACTGAAACAAGCACCCAGGGCCTGGAATGCTAAGTTAGATCATGAGCTTGTCAAATTGGGGTTCTATAGAAGTGAAGAGGAACATGCAGCCTACACGAGGGGCAGTGGTGACACACTGTTACTGTTAGGTGTGTATGTTGATGATCTCATCATCTGTGGGCTAGATAACAAGAAGATTCTTGAGTTCAAGCATCGGGTGAGCAGAACATTCAGTATGAGTGACTTGGACTTGTTGAGCTACTATCTGGGAATGGAAGTGAAGCAGAAACCTGGAGAGATTACTATATGCCAGAGAGTATATGCAACAAAAATTGTTGAACAGTGTGGCATGACAGGCTGTAATCCAGTTGATACTCCAATGGAACAAAACAGTAAGCTGTTACCTGGGAGGCCTGATCTTGCAAAAGATGTGACCAAATTCAGAAGCATAGTTGGTAGCTTGAGATATCTAGTGAACACCAGGCCAGACATTGCCTTCTTAGTAGGCATGGTCAGCAGGTTCATGGAGTCTCCTACTACTGAGCATTGGGCTGCTATAAAGAGGATTGTCAGATATGTAGCAGGCACTTCTGAGTATGGGTGCAGATTTGTGAGTAGATCCTCTTCAGACCTGAAACTGTTGGGATACTCTGACAGTGATCATGCCGGTGACCTTAAAAAGAGAAAGAGTACATCTGGAGTTGTGTTTTTCCTAAATGGCAATGTGGTGACATGGACTTCACAGAAGCAAAGGGTGATGTCACTGTCTAGCTGTGAGGTTGAGTATATTGCAGCAGCTTCAGCAGCATACCAAGGGGTTTGGCTAAGCAGGCTCATTGCAACCTGACAGGAAGAGGTGTGTAGAAATTCAGGCTTCTAATGGACAGCCAATCGGCTCTGGAATTGAGCAAGAATCCAGTGTATCATGAGAGAAGCAAACGCATTGATACACGGTATCATTACATCAGAGAATGTATCAGTGATGGCATTGCAGAAGTTGAGCACATTAGCACTGACAGACAGCTTGTAGACATCCTGACGAAGCCACTTGGGAGGATCAAATTCGTCGAGATGCGTCAACGTTGGGCGTCGGCAATGTGTGTCACGATTAAGGGGGGTGAATTGTTGATTTAGCCTCTTGTAATCATGACAGTTTGTATCAGCATGTTAGGTGCATTAGGTAGTTCAATTATGTTCTGAACACGTTTGTCATTCTCGTAGAATCGTGGGCAGGGGCGGAGACTGCACGCACTGCGTCATGACCGCATCAAGGGGGCTGACTCCGCCACGGCGTGCACGCCGTGCATGTCGCACGGGTGTGTGCAAATGACGGCTCACCGTGCAGCTGCAAGTCGTGGCAGGGATGTCGGATTGAGCCCGTGTTTAATACAAGCAAATGCAACAGAAAAATACTGCGCCAGTTTGCAGTGAAACTCTCTTCTCTCTCGCGTGTGTTCTCTCCAGTTGCGACGTCGTGTTCGCGGTGATCACGTGCTGAGCTCCGCAGCGCGCCGGTAGGATCCTGGCTCCGGCGGTGATCGCCGGTCCCAACACGGAGGCCTTCAGCATCCCTATCTGCAGCACGGTGGACGACGACAGGTCTCCTCTGCTATTTGAGTACATTGTTCGCCCCGAGTTTCCAGTGCCAGTCAAGTGGCCGTGGCGCACGCCCGGCTGTGACTCCAAGTGTAGCTGCCGGTGCCAGGCAAAGGACAGTCGAGAGCCGCCAGCGGCGTATAGCAAGGAGGGCATTCTTGAGATGGGAAGGCCGGTGTTCTATGAGTGCGGCGCTCTATGTGGGTGCCCCATAACCTGCACGAACCGGGTGACACAGCGAGGGATGAAGCACCGGCTGGAGGTGTTCCGTTTCAGACCTTCTGGTGAGACTGCAGCTGTGGCAAGGTGGGGTGTCAGGAGGACGCTGGACCTAATACCGCCGGGCAGCTTCGTCTGCGAGTATGGTGGGGAAGTGGTCCATCGTGGATCATCAGCCACACAATGGTGGTGATGCTCCATGGGAGGAGACGAAGGAGAACCGAGTATCTTCATCGATCCAGCGAAGCTTCCGCAGCGATGGAGGGAGTGGGGAGACACCGACGGCGTCGAGCTAGCCATCAAGAGACACCATGTTCCAGAGTTTGCAGGGCCTAGTTATATTCTTGACGTGTCCCAGAAGAGGAACGTTGTCCTGCTACATTGGCCAcagctacactcccaatgtgttccTTCAGTATGTAGTCCGTGGCAACGAGGACGAATCATTCCCTCACCTGATGGTTTTCGCTATGGAGACCATCCCACCTATGAGAGAGCTCACCATCGATTGGGGAAATAATTAGTTCCCCATGAGAGCGAGGTGCTGCATGGTTCCGCATTGCTTCAGGTTCGCCCTAGATTGCTCCTTTATTAAAATTTGTTAAATTCTATTgcttcattctaaattataagtcagttttagcttttctagattcatagcttttgctacgtatttatatatacattatgtctagatacatagtgaaAATTATGTATCTTGGAaagccaaaatgacttataatttagaatgcgGAGAGTAGAATGCTAGCTGAGGGTACCAAAAGATGCTCAGGTTTAATCAATTCCTCTTGCATTGGTGTCACTAAGAATAATATAATGAGACTTGAAAGGTATGCCAGCTAAATACCTTTTTTCCGATGTTATACTGATATCGTTGTTGGCACCAAAGACTATATTTAGCAACTGTTTTATGTGAATCTTTGTTAACCCTGTGCTACATGGATGGACAACGTACTACTGCTTATTTTGGGCATTATTGTGTGTGAAAATGTCGAACCATATTTATGGACCGTGCACAATTTGGCAATTTCTAGTGTTAGCTCTAGCTATGTCACACAGGGAGTGTACCACACACGTCACTCTCACACACACTGACACACACACGCGTGTGCTGGGGTTGAAAAAGAGGAGAATAGACTACAGAGCAGTCACACAAGGAAATGAGCTACTGAACTACATCCAGCCGCAGGGCCAGTTTAGTTCGCGCCTGTCTAGTTGGTTCCCAGGCAATTTTGTCTGGTGCTATGTAGAATCTTAGGCGTTCAATTTCCCATGTCTGGGTGCATATGAATGCCTTTGTGAAATACTCCATTAGCATACAGACCTTGAGACAGTTTATAAGTAGTCCAGTTTGCTGGCATGTTGAAGCCTGAAACTGGATTTCATGAAAGTTAGATAATATACTCCTGAAGATGGTTTTGCATGCTTATTTTTTAAAGAGAATGTGCTCTACTGCTCTCTGAATGATGTGTGAGAACATTTATAGGCTGATCATTCTAAATATACTCTTGAAGAGCTGTTGTTTAACTGGCAAAATATGTAGTACAAACCACCTACTACGTAGAACATAGGAAACCAATTCAAAAAATAGTACTTCGACTGTTcaaaaaaaatctgaaatttgGAAGATCATAGAGACAAATATGTACTCACATGCAAAAATTGAGATACAAAGTCGCTTTTGAAAATTCATACGAAAATGGCAAATTTCATATGCATGTGCACTGAAAGAGAAAATCTCTGGAATTTTGTTTTCTAGCGTACATGCATCTGAAATTTGTCATTTTTACATGAATTGTTCtagtttgagtttgcatctcaacttttgtATGTAAGTACATATTATATGCACTATATGGATGTTTAGAATTTTTTGAACGATCAAAGTATACTTTTTGAATTGTTTTTTATGTTTTCACCTAGTAAGTGGTTTGCTCTACATCCTGTTTAACTGAAGTTTTGGATTCCTAGACTAGTGTAATATGTTTTCTACTAGTTTGAGTTTGCATCTGAACTTTTGTATGTAAGTACATATTTATATGCACTATATGGATGTTTAGAATTTTTTGAACGATCAAAGTATACTTTTTGAATTGTTTTTTATGTTTTCACCTAGTAGGTGGTTTGCACTACAGCATGTTTAACTGAAGTTTTGGATTCCTAGACTAGTGTAGTATGTTTTCTACTTGACAGCATAAAATTGCCATGTTGCAGAGGCAGTGAAATTGGGAGACCGTTATTGGTAGTTGAGATTCCTGGTGTCTTTGTCCTTTTACTTTCTTGACTGGGAGACttagcatgttcgcttgctcgtaaacgatcgtaaatttccagccgagaacagtgtttttctctcacaccaaaccagccagcagtaaataatccacgatcgtttacggcctcccgaacaggctacaTAGGAATTTGAGCTGATCTTTCTTGACTGGTTAGCTAAAAACTCAAAAAGTTCAAGGTCTCAAATGTACAATTGAGTTCATGGAACTAGATGAGACTCTAGAAcaatttaggaaaaaaaataaTCTTAAACCCAACAAGCAGTGCACTACAGGATGAATTTGACATGACAATCTGACTATAATATGTTACACCACAATCACTCCTGCACAGCCTCGGCCTTGGGAGGGGGTGGTGGCAAAGCTTCCTTCACTATCTCCAAAAACTCCTGGACCCATTCATCTTCGTCACGTACATCTCCTCGCTCGTCCCTGGAAAATCGTCTCCCACATTCTTCTATCATCTGCAGTGGAGGATCATAAGGAAACATTAAAATGAAGACTAAACAATTAAGCAGGTTTCTGTGCTTATTTGCAAATAGCATGTTCTAACAGAGAGCAATACCAACCAAATTTTAAGGACATCCCAATCAATTTGATCCCCGATGATATTACGCTAATAAATAAGCTATAATTGAACAGTTTTTGGAAGTGTCATTTAGCATCTGCATAAGTGCGCAGCTAATCTAAGTTTTATCTTCctcttattgcaagaaaatttcaAAATATCCTTGAGATACATTCATTAAGAATAAGAAAGATAAAGAAATCCAATTTATTGATCAGTTAAAGTTCTGAAGGAtgtgaaaaaatatatataattgtTATACAGCATGTTATCATGATACTATACTAGAAAGAACAAAAAAACTTAGTGCTGCAGTTTTAGCCCTTACAAAAAGGAAACGGACTTTGAACCACTTTCAAGCTCCTGACACAAGAATTCAGAAAAGAGAGATTCCTTGAAACATGCACTGTTGCAAACAGTTCACATTTGCTTCTATATTTAGAAATAAGCTTGAGTTCTGATTTCTGAACTGGATGATACCTAGTTATCCTCACAGCAAGCCCAGCTTCAAATACACACTGTTTTACAACAACACTAGTAAAATACTAAcatgacagcagcagcagcagcaacactaGTAAAACAGGCACCAAAGAAAGACACTTCCATGTGGTAAACCAAAAATCTAACTTCAATGTCTTAGTTCTAAtagagaacaataattatcaaattcTTTGATCATCCTAATCGATTTGATCCCTGATGCCATGAAGCttaacagcagcagcaacaacgtCAAAAGCAAGTTGGGTAGGCTAGAGATGAAACCCAATAGcattcaccaataaaaagggaCCTACTACCTGATAGACTTGCACAAAATATTCAACATGCACATTGGGTATTGCTTAAGCAGACAACTAACATTGTCTTATTTTACAATTTTGTTGCAAGAAAAATAGAATATATCCTTAAGAAACATTCATGAATAAACATAATTGGGCATGTGCTTAAGCACAGCTAACATAGACTAATTTTTTCTGTAAGTAGTTGCAAGGAAAATCCAAAATATCCTTAAGATACACTTACAGAGAAACATAAATAAAAATTAAGCTATGAAAAAGCTTGAAGTTCTTACGAACATGAAACAAGTATAATTGTCACAATAGATTTATtcattcaacaacaacaacatagcctttcagtcccaagcaagttggggtaggcaatAGATTTATTCATTATGAGGACAAAATGGCCCCAAAAAAACTATTGCTTCCTTGTTAGCCCTTATAACAAGAAAACAGATTGTTGAACCTCTTTCAAGCCCATGTCATGCCAGGAATGCAAAATTTCTTAAAACATGCACCGCTACTAACAGTTAAGAACATCTGCTTCTATGTTTAGAAATAGGCCTTCGTCCCTGATTTTAACAAATACCCAGTTATCCTCACAGCACCCTGAAGGCTTGAACTTCAAACACAATACTGTTTTCAATGgcaataatttttttttaaataacacTGTAGCAGGAAGGACAGTAGCTTATTCTGCATTAACAAAGTAATATAGAAAAATTGGAAAAGAAATTCAAGTTCATTATCAGCAAGATAAACATGAAAGTACCGCATATGCATCAGCAGCTGAGGACGGCCTACAGTTTATCACATTTAGCTTATCAGCATCTGCAAGCCTGAAACCCTCACTTCTCTTCACAAATTCAAAAACTGATTCCCTTGTCTGGTTACAAGCAGGGGTTTTTAAGAGGTACTCATACACCTAGTGTGACAATGGTGCATATTAGACCAGTTCAGGAATAAAACAAAGCACACAAAAACAAGTCGAGAGGATAAAGCATTGCATACAAGAGCATGAAGAAAAAGTTATCACCTTACACTCTGATGCAGTGACAGCCCCCAAACATCCCATGGGGTCGGTTTTGGCACCTCTAGACCGCAAGAAGTCTAGAACTTCAAAGTTTGTAAGGACCCCCGCATTTGCTTTCTCTCTGCAGAACAACAATGGGCAGTGGTTATCCCAAGCTTCAAACTACACAATGGATGATAGGCAGAGTAGGAAATTCGAGACCCACGAGGCCGCGATACAGTCCTCTGTACTCAGGGTCATTGACATCATTGAGCAACATTTGTTCAAAACAAGAAATAGAATGGTTATGTCAACACTTAATTACCCATTTACCACTGACAAAATACTAAAGATTATCCAACTACTTCTCAGAAAGATTGTCGCTTGAGATGAATTTCAGTTAAAACCAGCTGAACTTGCAAATCAATGGCACACATGTAAGATTGTCGCCTTTTTGGGAATTGTTACAGCAAACCAAATGTGCAGATCAAAGATTGGAAGCTTAGCGTAACATGCAAAGAAGTAAAAGTAagcaaaaaagaaaaggaaaaaataagTTTCAACAGATTGGAAAGAGATGGGCACTACTAACATCTTCATTGCTGCAGCAGGGCAAGGGTGGGCTACAGTTGAAACTCCCAATATTTGGGGAAAACAATCTGCACCGGCTCCTAGGCTGGGTCAGGTAGGTGTGCTGAGGAAGACAGAACTTTTGAGCAAAATGTTCTGTCATTTTAGTACAACAGAGAACAGTCATTAGTACAAATATATAGATATAACTTAATTACATAGTACATATTGCACAGTGCTATTCTAGAATATGTTCAATAGAATATAATGGATAAAATAGCATCACCACTAGATGAATACTTATAAAAGGTATGCAAGATTATCACAGGCTCAAGAT
Proteins encoded in this region:
- the LOC136506032 gene encoding uncharacterized protein, producing the protein MKIEKANAGVLTNFEVLDFLRSRGAKTDPMGCLGAVTASECKVYEYLLKTPACNQTRESVFEFVKRSEGFRLADADKLNVINCRPSSAADAYAMIEECGRRFSRDERGDVRDEDEWVQEFLEIVKEALPPPPPKAEAVQE